One Novosphingobium sp. G106 DNA segment encodes these proteins:
- a CDS encoding DUF1622 domain-containing protein has protein sequence MAYFAHLSAEYIALGANMLAILAIAVGCVQGAIGLSYLLLSGGPEDRLRQAWLAFGRWLVAGLTFQLAADIVETTLAPDWDDIGKLGAIAAIRTALNYFLDRDMEVLRERGRQTKL, from the coding sequence TTGGCCTATTTCGCTCACTTGAGCGCCGAATATATCGCGCTCGGCGCGAATATGCTGGCGATCCTCGCGATCGCGGTCGGCTGCGTCCAAGGTGCCATCGGCCTGTCCTATCTGCTGCTGTCAGGCGGTCCGGAAGACAGGCTGCGCCAGGCCTGGCTCGCGTTCGGCCGATGGCTGGTGGCGGGGCTGACATTCCAGCTGGCGGCGGACATCGTCGAAACCACCCTGGCGCCCGATTGGGACGACATCGGCAAACTCGGCGCGATTGCCGCCATACGCACGGCGCTCAACTATTTTCTCGATCGGGACATGGAGGTCCTGCGTGAGCGCGGCCGTCAGACGAAGCTGTAG
- a CDS encoding primosomal protein N' has translation MNRARLLVFNAALGALDYRVPEGMAIEPGSVVVAPLGPRQIVGIVWEAERLPATEVPDSKLRPLLEVLPVPPLPAPLRRLIEWAADYYVAPLAAVARMALGSSAALRGGGTTTEYRLTGEEPARLTPQRAAAMDALHGEQATIRELAAIAGVSEGVLRGMVGAGLLEPVTVDIDRPYPRARPDFAVPELSEGQQEAADIFVAAVEAGGFAPFLLDGVTGSGKTEVYFEAVAAALQQGRQVLTLLPEIALTENFLRRFEARFGVAPVLWHSSLKASERRRAWRAIVSGEAQVVVGARSALFMPYRKLGLIVVDEAHETSFKQDDGVRYNARDVAVIRARFESIPVILASATPALESMHLADTGVYTRIALPDRFGGAKLPTISLVDLRTEQPERGRWLAPRLVEELKDRLEKGEQSLLFLNRRGYAPLTLCRHCGYRFQCPNCTAWLVEHRLSRRLACHHCGHEVPVPEACPECSTPDCLVACGPGVERIADEVAELMPEARVAVVTSDTLNSPEKVGEFVAAAEGKLIDVIVGTQLVTKGYHFPELTLVGVVDADLGLEGGDLRAAERTYQQVAQVAGRAGRGEKPGEVLIQTRHPESSVIAALAAGDRDAFYAAETEARRDAGAPPFGRWAAIIVSSEDEAEARDAARAIGGRRPDLPDVLILGPAPAPMALLRGRYRYRLLINARRSAEVQRIIGEWLGQFDFPQGVRVNVDIDPYSFV, from the coding sequence ATGAATCGCGCTCGACTCCTCGTATTCAACGCCGCGCTCGGTGCGCTCGATTACCGCGTTCCCGAGGGAATGGCGATAGAGCCCGGCTCGGTAGTGGTCGCGCCGCTGGGGCCACGGCAGATCGTGGGAATTGTCTGGGAAGCGGAACGCCTGCCGGCGACGGAGGTGCCCGACAGCAAGCTGCGCCCCTTGCTCGAAGTGCTGCCCGTGCCGCCGCTCCCCGCGCCGCTGCGCCGGCTGATCGAATGGGCCGCGGACTACTACGTTGCGCCGCTCGCCGCTGTGGCGCGAATGGCGCTGGGCAGCAGCGCTGCGCTGCGCGGCGGCGGGACGACCACCGAATATCGCCTGACCGGAGAGGAACCTGCCCGGCTCACGCCCCAGCGCGCCGCTGCAATGGATGCGCTCCATGGCGAGCAGGCGACGATCCGCGAACTCGCCGCAATCGCCGGCGTCTCCGAAGGCGTGCTGCGCGGCATGGTCGGGGCCGGGCTGCTCGAACCCGTTACCGTGGATATCGATCGCCCGTACCCGCGTGCCCGGCCCGACTTCGCCGTGCCCGAACTCAGCGAAGGACAGCAGGAGGCCGCTGACATATTCGTCGCCGCGGTAGAGGCCGGCGGCTTTGCGCCCTTTCTGCTCGACGGAGTGACCGGCTCGGGCAAGACCGAAGTCTATTTCGAAGCCGTTGCGGCAGCATTGCAGCAAGGGCGACAGGTTTTGACACTGCTTCCCGAAATCGCGCTGACCGAAAACTTCCTGCGGCGTTTCGAGGCGCGTTTCGGCGTCGCGCCGGTGCTCTGGCATAGCTCGCTCAAAGCCAGCGAACGGCGGCGGGCCTGGCGGGCGATCGTCTCGGGAGAGGCGCAGGTCGTGGTCGGGGCGCGCTCGGCCCTGTTCATGCCCTATCGCAAACTTGGCCTCATAGTCGTTGATGAAGCGCATGAAACCTCGTTCAAGCAGGACGACGGCGTGCGCTACAATGCCCGCGATGTCGCCGTCATTCGCGCCCGGTTCGAAAGCATCCCGGTGATCCTGGCCAGCGCTACGCCCGCGCTCGAATCGATGCATCTCGCCGATACCGGCGTCTACACGCGTATCGCCCTGCCCGACCGTTTCGGTGGCGCCAAGCTACCGACGATCTCGCTGGTCGACTTGCGCACCGAGCAGCCCGAACGCGGCCGCTGGCTCGCCCCGCGGCTCGTCGAGGAGCTGAAGGACCGGCTGGAGAAAGGGGAGCAGTCGCTGCTGTTCCTCAACCGCCGCGGCTATGCGCCGCTGACCCTCTGCCGCCACTGCGGCTACCGTTTCCAGTGCCCCAACTGCACCGCCTGGCTGGTCGAGCACCGCCTGTCGCGCCGGCTCGCCTGCCACCACTGCGGCCACGAAGTGCCCGTTCCCGAGGCCTGCCCCGAATGCAGCACGCCCGACTGCCTCGTCGCTTGCGGCCCCGGCGTCGAGCGCATCGCCGACGAGGTCGCCGAGCTGATGCCCGAGGCGCGGGTGGCAGTAGTCACTTCGGACACGCTCAACAGCCCCGAGAAGGTCGGCGAATTCGTTGCCGCGGCGGAAGGCAAGCTGATCGACGTCATCGTCGGCACGCAGCTCGTGACCAAGGGCTACCACTTTCCCGAACTCACTCTGGTCGGCGTGGTCGATGCCGACCTCGGCCTCGAAGGCGGCGACCTACGCGCGGCCGAGCGGACCTACCAGCAGGTGGCGCAGGTCGCGGGCCGTGCTGGCCGCGGCGAGAAGCCCGGCGAAGTCCTGATCCAGACGCGCCACCCCGAAAGCAGCGTAATTGCGGCACTGGCTGCCGGCGACCGCGACGCCTTCTACGCCGCCGAGACCGAAGCCCGCCGCGACGCCGGCGCCCCGCCTTTCGGCCGATGGGCAGCGATCATCGTTTCCTCGGAGGACGAAGCCGAAGCCCGCGATGCCGCGCGAGCGATCGGCGGAAGACGCCCGGACCTGCCCGACGTGCTGATCCTCGGCCCCGCGCCCGCACCGATGGCCCTGCTGCGCGGCCGCTACCGCTACCGCCTGCTGATCAACGCGCGGCGCTCGGCCGAAGTACAGCGGATCATCGGCGAGTGGCTCGGCCAGTTCGACTTCCCACAGGGCGTGCGGGTGAACGTGGATATCGATCCCTACAGCTTCGTCTGA
- the fsa gene encoding fructose-6-phosphate aldolase yields the protein MKFFVDTADTAEIADLAETGLLDGVTTNPSLIAKAGRDFKEVTKEICALTHGPVSAEVVALDHAGMMREAEILRRIADNVCIKVPLTIDGLKTCKKLTGDGTMVNVTLCFSANQALLAAKAGATFVSPFVGRHDDNGFDGMDLIRDIRLIYDNYAFSTEILVASVRHPIHVLESARIGADVATMPPAVIKNLFKHVLTEKGIEGFLADWAKTGQSI from the coding sequence ATGAAGTTTTTCGTCGACACCGCCGACACCGCTGAAATCGCCGATCTTGCCGAGACCGGCCTGCTGGACGGCGTCACCACCAATCCCTCGCTGATCGCCAAGGCGGGCCGGGATTTCAAGGAGGTGACCAAGGAAATCTGCGCGCTGACCCACGGCCCGGTGAGCGCCGAAGTGGTCGCGCTCGATCACGCCGGGATGATGCGCGAGGCCGAGATTTTGCGCCGCATCGCCGACAACGTCTGCATCAAGGTGCCGCTGACCATCGACGGGCTCAAGACCTGCAAGAAGCTCACCGGCGACGGCACCATGGTCAACGTCACGCTGTGCTTCTCGGCCAATCAGGCGCTGCTCGCGGCCAAGGCCGGCGCGACTTTCGTCTCGCCCTTCGTCGGCCGGCACGACGACAACGGCTTCGACGGCATGGACCTGATCCGTGACATCCGCCTGATCTACGACAACTATGCGTTCTCCACCGAGATCCTCGTCGCCTCAGTCCGCCACCCGATCCACGTGCTCGAAAGCGCGCGTATCGGCGCAGACGTCGCGACGATGCCGCCCGCGGTGATCAAGAACCTGTTCAAGCATGTCCTGACCGAGAAGGGCATCGAGGGCTTCCTCGCCGACTGGGCGAAGACGGGTCAGTCGATCTGA
- a CDS encoding ferritin family protein, translated as MTVELPAGAPASIGEAFAHINAVDAPSIDQLKVMVLLEAAGQELYRNMAAGTDHEGVIAILEHNGREELAHGHRVAKAIRAISGEEYLPPAAADNPYLAGPIPTAPVTAEALRGLAKGEFAGEGLYEKWAANIGNEEAAKLFRQNGKEEVEHGDRLIEAAALLEG; from the coding sequence ATGACCGTAGAACTGCCCGCCGGCGCGCCGGCCTCGATCGGCGAAGCTTTCGCCCATATCAACGCCGTCGACGCGCCCAGCATCGACCAGCTCAAGGTCATGGTCCTGCTCGAGGCGGCAGGGCAGGAGCTCTACCGCAACATGGCTGCGGGAACCGACCACGAAGGCGTGATCGCCATCCTCGAGCATAACGGCCGCGAGGAACTGGCCCACGGCCACCGAGTTGCCAAGGCGATCCGCGCGATCAGCGGCGAGGAATACCTGCCGCCCGCCGCTGCGGACAATCCCTACCTCGCCGGCCCGATCCCGACCGCGCCCGTCACCGCCGAGGCCCTGCGCGGTCTGGCCAAGGGCGAGTTCGCGGGCGAGGGGCTGTACGAGAAGTGGGCCGCGAACATCGGCAACGAGGAAGCTGCCAAGCTCTTCCGCCAGAACGGCAAGGAAGAGGTTGAGCACGGCGACAGGCTGATCGAGGCGGCGGCACTGCTCGAGGGCTAG
- a CDS encoding adenylate/guanylate cyclase domain-containing protein, with protein MSQRVADTFIRYEVDGREIEIAIERLSICGLGRSASNKVVLADAMASREHAMLRRNATGHCILNDLGSTNGTRLNGRPVTTPTELKSGDVIHIGAHLIEFVQNSEPTAISEPPGGNTQFLLKQQLVSVIVADMRNYTRMSAEMGPERTGEMMSEIFREIGDRLQQTNCWSTKFIGDAVMGLWIHNGNSMARADIVQAFNIVSEYQEVFRVAERKFSPPQALRFGCGYSAGMASIGNLGAAGAADFTAMGEAVNTAFHLETATKQIGCDVVISQAVFEALSDVDFAPAGLIEVEVKGHARPLTALPLRFDQIGGFLGTLLAAA; from the coding sequence GTGAGCCAGCGCGTGGCCGATACTTTCATCCGATACGAAGTGGACGGCAGGGAAATCGAAATCGCCATCGAGCGGCTCTCTATCTGTGGGCTGGGCCGTTCGGCTTCGAACAAAGTGGTTCTCGCCGATGCCATGGCCTCGCGCGAGCATGCGATGCTGCGGCGCAATGCCACCGGGCACTGCATTCTCAATGACTTGGGCAGCACCAATGGAACCCGGCTCAACGGCCGGCCGGTGACTACGCCGACCGAGCTCAAGTCGGGCGACGTCATCCATATCGGTGCGCACCTCATCGAATTCGTCCAGAACAGCGAACCCACCGCCATTTCCGAGCCGCCGGGGGGCAATACGCAGTTCCTGCTCAAGCAGCAGCTCGTCAGCGTGATCGTCGCCGACATGCGCAACTACACGCGGATGTCCGCCGAGATGGGCCCCGAGCGCACCGGCGAGATGATGAGCGAGATATTCCGCGAGATCGGCGACCGGCTGCAGCAGACCAATTGCTGGTCGACCAAGTTCATCGGCGACGCGGTGATGGGCCTGTGGATCCACAACGGCAACTCGATGGCCCGCGCCGACATCGTCCAGGCCTTCAACATCGTCAGCGAATACCAGGAAGTGTTCCGCGTCGCCGAGCGCAAGTTCAGTCCGCCGCAGGCCTTGCGGTTCGGTTGCGGCTACAGCGCCGGCATGGCCTCGATCGGCAACCTCGGCGCAGCTGGGGCCGCCGATTTCACCGCGATGGGCGAGGCGGTGAATACGGCGTTCCACCTCGAGACAGCGACCAAGCAGATCGGCTGCGACGTGGTCATCTCGCAGGCCGTGTTCGAAGCACTGTCCGACGTCGATTTCGCACCGGCCGGGCTTATCGAAGTCGAAGTGAAAGGACATGCGCGGCCCTTGACCGCGCTGCCGCTGCGTTTTGACCAGATCGGCGGTTTCCTGGGCACACTGCTCGCAGCGGCGTGA
- a CDS encoding S1C family serine protease — protein MSRFARFLAILAMLGGVFAIVVPARLEAEPADIAAAARSVVRIVLISRDGEQLSLVGHGSGVAVGPNRILTNAHVIAPAEGDETMRIGVVPSEGKGGWFARVVAVSQGNDLALIELVDAGSLPVATLYNGPVADGEDVYAVGYPGNVDIAQGYSISDMVSPSAPVKTRGNISAGRSSKQYDTLLHTAPIGAGNSGGPLLDACGRVIGINSFGTVSQDADSEFYFAASMREVSRFLLKAQVKPQTTGAPCRSLADFNRDEAARATGEKERAFETQRVAAVAADKARSEAQLEIIGKRENGMALSGLALLLALATGGAGVFLLTKKRKRDTIIASVFTVLLLGGAVTAWVMRPSLAEIGTRADELLDQASKGGKSAVSAGPLSGNLVCVLDLQRSRVTVSQTADVPLSWQENGCANGNSQFASGPDGWFRFNVPKDDETVTVSNFDPATGTYQAQRYLLDFETMARIRAEQAKLPAPQCGGGPDAARAMSAGLLGLKAMLPDSPNERLVYNCSKASASPQPTE, from the coding sequence ATGAGCCGATTCGCCCGCTTTCTCGCCATCCTTGCCATGCTGGGCGGAGTCTTCGCGATCGTCGTACCGGCGCGGCTGGAGGCGGAGCCCGCCGACATCGCCGCCGCAGCGCGCAGCGTAGTGCGGATCGTGCTGATCTCGCGCGATGGCGAGCAGCTCTCGCTGGTCGGCCACGGATCGGGTGTCGCGGTCGGTCCGAACCGCATCCTGACAAACGCCCACGTCATCGCACCGGCGGAGGGCGACGAGACGATGCGGATCGGCGTCGTCCCCTCCGAAGGCAAAGGCGGCTGGTTCGCCCGCGTCGTCGCGGTCTCGCAAGGCAACGATCTGGCACTGATCGAACTTGTCGACGCTGGCTCGCTTCCCGTCGCGACACTCTACAACGGCCCCGTGGCCGACGGCGAGGACGTCTATGCCGTCGGCTATCCGGGCAATGTCGACATCGCCCAGGGCTACTCGATCAGCGACATGGTGAGCCCGTCCGCGCCGGTGAAGACGCGCGGCAACATCTCGGCCGGGCGATCGTCGAAACAGTACGACACGCTTCTGCACACCGCCCCGATCGGCGCCGGCAACAGCGGCGGTCCGCTGCTCGACGCCTGCGGGCGGGTGATCGGCATCAACTCGTTCGGCACGGTGTCGCAGGACGCCGATTCCGAATTCTACTTCGCCGCCTCGATGCGCGAGGTTTCGCGCTTCCTGCTAAAAGCCCAGGTCAAGCCGCAGACCACAGGTGCACCTTGTCGCAGCCTGGCCGACTTCAATCGCGACGAGGCCGCGCGCGCCACGGGCGAGAAGGAGCGTGCCTTCGAAACCCAGCGCGTCGCCGCGGTCGCTGCCGACAAGGCCCGCAGTGAGGCGCAGCTCGAGATCATCGGCAAGCGCGAGAACGGCATGGCGCTGTCGGGCCTCGCCCTGTTGCTGGCCCTGGCCACGGGCGGTGCTGGCGTGTTCCTGCTCACCAAGAAGCGTAAGCGCGACACGATCATCGCCTCGGTCTTCACCGTCCTGCTGCTCGGCGGCGCGGTGACCGCCTGGGTGATGCGTCCCTCGCTGGCCGAGATCGGCACGCGCGCGGACGAACTGCTCGATCAGGCCAGCAAGGGCGGCAAGAGCGCGGTGTCCGCAGGACCGCTTTCCGGCAATCTCGTCTGCGTGCTCGATCTCCAGCGCAGCCGCGTCACCGTGTCGCAGACAGCGGATGTCCCGCTGTCCTGGCAGGAGAACGGCTGCGCCAACGGCAACAGCCAGTTCGCCAGCGGCCCCGACGGCTGGTTCCGCTTCAACGTACCCAAGGACGACGAGACGGTCACCGTTTCCAACTTCGATCCGGCGACCGGAACCTACCAGGCGCAGCGCTACCTGCTCGACTTCGAGACGATGGCCAGGATTCGCGCCGAGCAAGCCAAGCTGCCCGCCCCTCAATGCGGCGGCGGACCCGATGCGGCGCGTGCGATGAGCGCCGGCCTGCTGGGCCTGAAAGCCATGCTGCCCGACTCGCCGAACGAGCGGCTTGTGTACAATTGCAGCAAGGCCTCCGCGTCGCCCCAACCCACGGAGTAA
- a CDS encoding DUF4197 family protein — MTATGYPAIDRREFLVGALTVGVMAALPGVALAQAAGDPASEAVRRLMVLSTQSALTRLSQTNGFINSVVARFGLPVLFTKGAAAGTGVLAQSAFRMQLIQRLNQFAEAGARGAVPAMAEAARKLPITDAAAILRGRPTAATSALRLEMGSGLVNALRTPLEQALTAAQDPTVAQAIAALPGVTLSDVAHAIALSADNGIWYEIGADEADIRANPATANDPALSAALAAARPAIQPPVPQP; from the coding sequence ATGACTGCAACCGGATACCCCGCCATCGACCGCCGTGAATTCCTGGTCGGAGCGCTGACCGTCGGCGTCATGGCGGCCCTGCCGGGCGTGGCGCTGGCCCAGGCTGCGGGCGATCCCGCGAGCGAGGCCGTGCGGCGGTTGATGGTGCTCTCGACCCAGTCCGCCCTGACGCGCCTGAGCCAGACGAACGGGTTCATCAACAGCGTCGTGGCGCGCTTCGGCCTGCCCGTGCTGTTCACCAAGGGCGCGGCGGCGGGCACGGGCGTGCTGGCGCAATCGGCCTTCCGCATGCAGCTTATCCAGCGGCTCAACCAGTTCGCCGAAGCCGGCGCGCGCGGTGCGGTGCCGGCCATGGCCGAAGCCGCGCGCAAGCTGCCGATCACCGATGCCGCCGCCATCCTGCGCGGCCGGCCGACCGCGGCGACCAGCGCCTTACGGCTTGAGATGGGCTCGGGCCTGGTCAATGCGCTGCGCACACCGCTCGAGCAGGCGCTGACCGCGGCGCAGGACCCCACCGTGGCCCAGGCGATCGCGGCACTGCCGGGCGTCACCCTGAGCGACGTCGCCCATGCCATTGCGCTCTCGGCCGACAACGGCATCTGGTACGAGATCGGCGCGGACGAGGCGGATATCCGCGCCAATCCGGCTACGGCCAACGATCCGGCGCTGTCGGCCGCTCTGGCCGCCGCGCGCCCGGCGATTCAGCCGCCGGTGCCGCAACCCTAG
- a CDS encoding bifunctional transcriptional activator/DNA repair enzyme AdaA, whose protein sequence is MYHDVTIKTPTDDEARWRIALAKDRRFDGTFITGVHSTGIYCRPSCPARPPKRENVVFYATAADAEAAGLRACLRCRPDDVSRDEAAVVQAIKMLRDAEETVPLETLAAAAGYSPAHFQRLFKRAVGLSPAAFARALRMERAEDALSAGGRVTDAVYDAGFGAPSRFYEASEGRLGMTPSAWRDGGRGVSIHWTVVATSLGPMLVAATEKGICRLSFGENGTDLAARFPRAELIEGGEDFAALFAEVVAAVEKPGDSRHIPLDVQGTAFQEAVWRELRRIPPGKTRSYAEIAAAVGKPGAVRAAGSANGANNVAVLIPCHRVIRSDGTLGGYAYGMTIKQELLERERMPSR, encoded by the coding sequence ATGTATCACGACGTGACCATCAAGACTCCCACCGACGACGAAGCCCGCTGGCGCATCGCGCTGGCCAAGGACCGCCGCTTCGACGGGACTTTCATTACCGGCGTCCATTCGACGGGCATCTATTGCCGACCGTCCTGCCCGGCACGTCCGCCGAAGCGCGAGAACGTCGTCTTCTATGCAACCGCGGCCGATGCCGAGGCGGCTGGCCTGCGCGCCTGCCTGCGCTGCCGGCCCGACGACGTCTCGCGCGACGAGGCGGCGGTCGTCCAGGCGATCAAGATGCTACGCGATGCAGAGGAGACGGTGCCGCTCGAAACGCTGGCCGCCGCCGCCGGCTATTCGCCCGCGCATTTCCAGCGCCTGTTCAAGCGTGCGGTCGGGCTCTCGCCCGCTGCCTTCGCGCGCGCCTTGCGGATGGAGCGGGCCGAGGATGCCCTGAGCGCCGGCGGGCGGGTGACCGACGCGGTCTACGACGCGGGCTTCGGCGCGCCGTCGCGTTTCTACGAGGCGAGCGAAGGCCGGCTCGGCATGACGCCCTCGGCCTGGCGCGATGGCGGGCGCGGGGTCTCGATCCACTGGACCGTGGTCGCAACCAGCCTCGGGCCGATGCTCGTCGCAGCGACTGAGAAGGGCATCTGCCGCCTGTCGTTCGGCGAGAACGGCACGGACCTGGCTGCCCGCTTCCCCAGGGCCGAACTGATCGAGGGTGGAGAGGACTTCGCCGCGCTGTTTGCGGAAGTCGTTGCCGCTGTCGAGAAGCCGGGCGACTCGCGCCATATCCCGCTCGACGTCCAGGGCACGGCATTCCAGGAGGCGGTCTGGCGGGAACTGCGCCGCATCCCGCCCGGCAAGACACGCTCCTATGCCGAGATCGCTGCCGCCGTGGGCAAGCCGGGTGCGGTTCGCGCCGCCGGATCGGCCAATGGCGCCAACAATGTCGCCGTACTGATCCCCTGCCACCGTGTAATTCGGTCGGACGGAACCCTGGGTGGCTATGCCTATGGTATGACTATTAAACAGGAATTGCTCGAACGGGAACGAATGCCGTCGCGCTGA
- the cobT gene encoding cobaltochelatase subunit CobT — protein sequence MSDESPADRFKSVLAGASRALAHDAEVEVNWTADAPSQSGHTFRVPMPGRSLPRGAAMEARGFADSFALKLRHHSDTLHSRHAPIEPVARACYDAIEQVRYEALGANDYAGIRDNLDATMAVRMGTDPITRATNVEDVPVQSALALLLREALTGQPVPAPAKAGVEMLRGWIEERAGDDFAALANSIDDQKAFQALSLDMLQHLELVRVEPQDQQPDDGDDQDGDEETEDDEQGDSAGEDQQPSEMAAETTEGEDDGDDQSESEASDDTDEADGGDEGEEGMLPVRPNRPWTDLPSAFDYKVFTEAFDEVVGAADLCDEEELTRLRAYLDAQLKGLQGIVTKLANRLQRRLMAQQNRSWDFDQEEGLLDAARLARVVVSPGQSLSYKIERDIEFKDTIVTLLIDNSGSMRGRPISIAAISADVLTRTLERCGVKTEILGFTTRAWKGGQSREAWLGAGKPQHPGRLNDLRHIVYKKADEPWRRARRNLGLMMREGLLKENIDGEALLWAHTRLLARPEDRRILMVISDGAPVDDSTLSVNSAGYLEAHLRKVIDWIERQSPVQLVAIGIGHDVTRYYKRAVTIMDVEQLGGTMIEQLAGLFEDN from the coding sequence ATGTCCGACGAATCCCCAGCAGACCGCTTCAAGTCCGTCCTAGCCGGTGCCAGCCGCGCGCTGGCGCATGACGCCGAGGTCGAGGTCAACTGGACGGCCGATGCGCCGAGCCAGTCGGGCCATACCTTCCGTGTGCCGATGCCCGGACGCAGCCTGCCGCGCGGCGCGGCGATGGAAGCGCGCGGTTTTGCCGACAGCTTCGCGCTCAAGCTGCGCCATCACAGCGACACGCTGCATAGCCGCCACGCGCCGATAGAGCCCGTCGCGCGCGCCTGTTACGATGCGATCGAGCAGGTGCGCTACGAGGCGCTGGGGGCGAACGACTATGCCGGCATCCGCGACAATCTCGACGCGACGATGGCAGTGCGCATGGGCACCGATCCGATCACCCGCGCCACGAACGTCGAGGACGTGCCTGTCCAGTCGGCGCTGGCGCTGCTGCTACGCGAGGCGCTGACCGGCCAGCCGGTCCCGGCTCCGGCCAAAGCAGGCGTCGAGATGCTGCGCGGCTGGATCGAGGAACGCGCCGGCGACGACTTCGCCGCGCTCGCCAATTCGATCGACGACCAGAAGGCGTTCCAGGCGTTGTCGCTCGACATGCTCCAGCATCTCGAACTCGTCCGCGTCGAGCCGCAGGACCAGCAGCCCGACGACGGCGACGACCAGGACGGCGACGAGGAAACCGAGGACGACGAGCAGGGCGACAGCGCGGGCGAGGACCAGCAACCCAGCGAAATGGCGGCCGAGACCACTGAGGGCGAGGACGACGGCGACGACCAGAGCGAATCCGAAGCCTCGGACGATACCGACGAAGCCGACGGCGGCGACGAGGGCGAGGAGGGCATGCTGCCCGTTCGCCCGAACCGCCCCTGGACCGACTTGCCGTCCGCCTTCGACTACAAGGTGTTCACCGAGGCCTTCGACGAGGTGGTCGGGGCCGCCGATCTCTGCGACGAGGAAGAGCTGACCCGGCTGCGCGCCTATCTCGACGCGCAGCTCAAGGGCCTGCAGGGCATCGTCACCAAGCTCGCCAACCGGCTCCAGCGCCGGCTGATGGCACAGCAGAACCGTTCGTGGGATTTCGACCAGGAGGAAGGCCTGCTCGACGCGGCGCGGCTCGCTCGCGTGGTCGTCTCGCCCGGCCAGTCGTTGTCCTACAAGATCGAGCGCGACATCGAGTTCAAGGACACGATCGTCACCCTGCTGATCGACAATTCGGGCTCGATGCGCGGGCGGCCGATCTCGATCGCCGCGATCAGTGCCGACGTGCTCACGCGCACGCTCGAGCGTTGCGGGGTCAAGACCGAGATCCTCGGCTTCACCACGCGCGCCTGGAAGGGCGGGCAGAGCCGCGAGGCCTGGCTCGGCGCGGGCAAGCCGCAGCATCCGGGCCGCCTCAACGACCTGCGCCACATCGTCTACAAGAAGGCCGACGAGCCCTGGCGCCGCGCGCGCCGCAACCTCGGGCTGATGATGCGCGAGGGGCTGCTCAAGGAGAACATCGACGGCGAGGCGCTGCTCTGGGCGCACACGCGCCTGCTGGCGCGGCCCGAGGATCGCCGCATCCTGATGGTCATCTCAGACGGCGCGCCGGTCGACGATTCGACGCTGAGCGTGAACAGCGCCGGCTACCTGGAAGCGCACCTGCGCAAGGTGATCGACTGGATTGAGCGCCAGTCGCCAGTCCAGCTTGTCGCCATCGGCATCGGCCACGACGTCACCCGCTACTACAAGCGCGCGGTGACGATCATGGACGTCGAACAGCTCGGCGGGACGATGATCGAGCAGCTCGCGGGCCTGTTTGAGGACAACTGA
- a CDS encoding F0F1 ATP synthase subunit delta, with the protein MENSGGITASLQGRYASALFDLASEQGFVTAVETDLEKLGEALKGSDDLAALIRNPKVSRDDTAKAMDAVGGVLGLSPLTKNFIGVLAANRRLAALPDIVRSFAAIAAAQRGEVNAEVTSAHPLDDKQIAQLAAKLKAREGKEVKIKASVDPEILGGLVVRIGSRQIDSSIRTRLNSLANAMKG; encoded by the coding sequence GTGGAGAATTCCGGCGGCATTACGGCCAGTTTGCAAGGGCGCTACGCCTCTGCGCTGTTCGATCTGGCCAGTGAGCAGGGCTTTGTTACCGCGGTCGAGACCGACCTCGAAAAGCTGGGCGAAGCGCTCAAGGGCAGCGACGACCTGGCCGCACTGATTCGCAATCCCAAGGTCAGCCGCGACGATACCGCCAAGGCGATGGACGCCGTCGGCGGCGTGCTCGGCCTCTCGCCCTTGACCAAGAATTTCATCGGCGTGCTCGCGGCCAACCGCCGCTTGGCTGCCCTCCCCGACATCGTCCGTTCCTTCGCCGCCATCGCCGCCGCCCAGCGCGGCGAGGTGAATGCCGAAGTGACCAGCGCCCACCCGCTGGACGACAAGCAGATTGCCCAGCTCGCCGCCAAACTGAAGGCGCGCGAAGGCAAGGAAGTGAAGATCAAGGCCTCCGTCGATCCCGAGATCCTCGGCGGCCTCGTCGTCCGTATCGGGAGCCGTCAGATCGATAGCTCGATCCGCACCCGTCTCAATTCCCTCGCGAACGCGATGAAAGGCTGA